One window from the genome of Arcobacter sp. CECT 8986 encodes:
- a CDS encoding fumarate reductase iron-sulfur subunit yields MARQLTIRVLRYDPQSGDSKPYFKDYSIEETDSMTIYLALTQIRETLDAGLSFDFVCRAGICGSCAMMIDGRPKLACRTLTKDLDSVITLLPLPTFKLIKDLSVNTGEWMDGMSKRVESWIHTSKETDIANLEERIDPDVADEVFELDRCIECGCCVAACGTKLIREDFVGAVGLNRVARFECDPHDERTDEDYYELVGDDNGIFGCMTLLGCEDTCPKHLPLQNKIAYMRRKLATIKE; encoded by the coding sequence ATGGCACGACAATTAACAATAAGAGTATTAAGATACGACCCACAAAGTGGAGATAGCAAACCGTATTTCAAAGATTATTCAATTGAAGAAACAGACAGTATGACAATCTATTTAGCTCTAACTCAAATTAGAGAGACTTTAGATGCAGGTCTAAGTTTTGACTTCGTATGTCGTGCAGGTATTTGTGGAAGTTGTGCCATGATGATTGATGGTAGACCAAAACTTGCTTGTAGAACTTTAACAAAAGATTTAGATAGTGTTATTACTCTATTACCTTTACCAACATTCAAACTAATCAAAGATTTATCTGTTAATACAGGTGAATGGATGGATGGTATGAGTAAAAGAGTTGAGTCTTGGATTCATACTTCTAAAGAGACTGATATTGCTAATCTTGAAGAAAGAATTGATCCAGATGTAGCTGACGAAGTATTCGAACTTGATAGATGTATTGAGTGCGGATGTTGTGTTGCTGCTTGTGGAACAAAATTAATCAGAGAAGATTTCGTTGGTGCAGTTGGGTTAAATAGAGTTGCAAGATTTGAATGTGACCCACATGATGAAAGAACAGATGAAGACTATTACGAATTAGTTGGAGATGATAATGGAATCTTTGGATGTATGACTCTTCTTGGTTGTGAGGATACTTGTCCAAAACACCTTCCTTTACAAAATAAAATTGCTTATATGCGAAGAAAGCTTGCTACTATAAAAGAGTAG
- a CDS encoding fumarate reductase flavoprotein subunit, whose translation MKIKYCDALVIGGGLAGLRAAVAAADKGLSTTVLSLVPVKRSHSAAAQGGMQASLGNAKMSEGDNEDVHFADTVKGSDWGCDQEVARMFVTTAPKAIRELAAWGVPWTRIRKGNHEAVINTKKTNIYEDENKHGLITSRDFGGTKKWRTCYTADATGHTMLFAVANEALKNNVNIEDRKEAISLIHKDNRCYGAIVRDLITGDIVAYVAKGTCIATGGYGRIYEITTNAVICEGIGTAIALETGVAKLGNMEAVQFHPTPLFPSGILLTEGCRGDGGVLRDVDGYRFMPDYEPEKKDLASRDVVSRRMMEHIRKGKGVDSPYGKHLWLDISILGRAHIERNLRDVQEICEYFAGIDPADEGAKGWAPVHPMQHYSMGGIRTKPTGESPTLKGLFSCGEAACWDMHGFNRLGGNSVSETVVAGMIVGNFFADFCKDNEIEIETKYIEQFVKEKESYMQELITRNGNEDVFKIKNRMKKIMQDYVGIFRDGNGLDKAVKELEDLYKRSKNISIKHKQLSANPELEEAYRVPMMLKVALCVAKGASDRTESRGAHTREDYPKRDDANWLKRTLTSWKDGDTMPTVEYEDLDIMTMEIPPAFRGYGAKGMIIEHPDSAKRQAEVDELREKMEAEGKDRYEIQDALMPFPLQDEYKRKNIRLGVN comes from the coding sequence ATGAAAATTAAATATTGTGATGCATTAGTAATTGGTGGTGGATTAGCTGGTTTAAGAGCAGCAGTTGCCGCAGCAGATAAAGGTTTAAGTACTACAGTTTTAAGTTTAGTTCCAGTAAAAAGATCACATAGTGCGGCTGCACAAGGTGGTATGCAAGCTTCTTTAGGTAATGCAAAAATGTCTGAAGGTGATAACGAAGACGTACACTTTGCAGATACTGTAAAAGGTTCTGACTGGGGATGTGATCAAGAAGTTGCAAGAATGTTCGTTACAACTGCTCCAAAAGCAATTAGAGAATTAGCAGCATGGGGTGTGCCTTGGACTAGAATTAGAAAAGGTAACCACGAAGCGGTAATTAATACTAAAAAAACAAACATTTATGAAGATGAAAACAAACATGGTCTTATTACATCAAGAGACTTTGGTGGTACTAAAAAATGGAGAACATGTTATACAGCTGATGCAACTGGACATACAATGTTATTTGCTGTTGCGAATGAAGCTTTAAAAAACAATGTTAACATTGAAGATAGAAAAGAAGCAATTAGTCTTATTCATAAAGATAACAGATGTTATGGTGCAATTGTAAGAGATTTAATTACAGGTGATATCGTAGCTTATGTTGCAAAAGGTACATGTATTGCTACTGGTGGATACGGAAGAATTTATGAAATTACTACAAACGCAGTAATTTGTGAAGGTATCGGTACTGCTATCGCACTTGAAACTGGAGTTGCAAAACTTGGTAATATGGAAGCTGTACAATTCCACCCAACTCCACTTTTCCCATCTGGTATTTTATTAACAGAAGGTTGTAGAGGTGATGGTGGTGTTCTTAGAGACGTTGATGGTTATAGATTTATGCCAGATTACGAACCAGAGAAAAAAGACCTTGCTTCAAGAGACGTTGTTTCAAGAAGAATGATGGAACACATCAGAAAAGGTAAAGGTGTAGATTCTCCATATGGTAAACACTTATGGTTAGATATCTCTATTTTAGGTAGAGCACACATCGAAAGAAACTTAAGAGATGTACAAGAAATTTGTGAATACTTCGCAGGTATCGATCCAGCTGACGAAGGTGCAAAAGGTTGGGCTCCAGTTCACCCAATGCAACACTACTCAATGGGTGGTATTAGAACAAAACCAACTGGTGAGTCTCCAACATTAAAAGGTCTGTTCTCTTGTGGTGAAGCAGCTTGTTGGGATATGCACGGATTTAACAGACTTGGAGGAAACTCAGTTTCTGAAACAGTTGTTGCAGGTATGATTGTAGGTAACTTCTTTGCAGATTTTTGTAAAGATAATGAAATTGAAATTGAAACTAAATATATTGAGCAATTCGTAAAAGAAAAAGAATCATATATGCAAGAATTAATTACTAGAAATGGTAATGAAGATGTATTCAAAATCAAAAACAGAATGAAAAAAATCATGCAAGATTACGTTGGTATCTTTAGAGATGGTAACGGATTAGATAAAGCAGTTAAAGAGTTAGAAGATTTATATAAAAGATCTAAAAATATCTCTATTAAACATAAACAACTTAGTGCAAACCCTGAGCTTGAAGAAGCTTATAGAGTTCCAATGATGCTTAAAGTAGCACTTTGTGTTGCTAAAGGTGCTTCAGATAGAACTGAATCAAGAGGTGCGCATACAAGAGAAGATTATCCAAAAAGAGATGATGCTAACTGGTTAAAAAGAACTCTTACTTCATGGAAAGATGGTGATACAATGCCAACTGTTGAGTATGAAGATCTAGATATTATGACAATGGAAATACCACCAGCATTTAGAGGTTACGGTGCTAAAGGTATGATTATTGAACATCCAGATTCTGCAAAAAGACAAGCTGAAGTTGATGAATTAAGAGAAAAAATGGAAGCTGAAGGTAAAGACAGATATGAGATTCAAGATGCATTAATGCCTTTCCCTCTACAAGATGAGTACAAAAGAAAAAATATTAGATTAGGAGTTAACTAA
- a CDS encoding fumarate reductase cytochrome b subunit: MENVIEAFTGVTPQGKKSRTPAKLDVMLTASGVILALFMMGHMLFVSTILLGKDVMYTVTKMFELEFLFEGGIPAVVSVIVLAITVIFIVHAILGARKFPTSYRAYIRIREHSKMMHHKDTSMWMFQWISGLIMMFAGLVHLFIMFTQPQNIGPFASAYRVVENHMWLLYVVLLICVEIHGSVGLYRAAMKWGWFDGENPKQTRANLIKVKKILSYVFMTLGVVSLAAYIKIGLDHNIAPGEKYQPNTNTIEILKD, translated from the coding sequence ATGGAAAATGTTATTGAAGCATTCACTGGGGTTACACCTCAGGGTAAAAAGAGTAGAACACCTGCTAAATTAGATGTTATGCTAACAGCATCAGGTGTTATCCTAGCACTATTTATGATGGGACACATGCTGTTCGTTTCAACAATTTTGTTAGGTAAGGATGTAATGTATACTGTTACAAAAATGTTTGAACTTGAGTTCTTATTTGAAGGTGGGATTCCTGCAGTAGTAAGTGTGATTGTATTAGCTATTACAGTTATATTTATTGTTCATGCAATTTTAGGAGCTAGAAAATTCCCAACTAGTTATAGAGCATATATAAGAATTAGAGAACATTCTAAAATGATGCATCATAAAGATACTTCAATGTGGATGTTTCAATGGATTAGTGGTTTAATCATGATGTTCGCTGGATTAGTACACTTATTTATTATGTTTACTCAACCACAAAATATCGGACCATTTGCATCTGCTTATAGAGTTGTTGAAAATCATATGTGGTTACTTTATGTTGTATTATTAATCTGTGTTGAGATTCATGGTTCTGTTGGTTTATACAGAGCTGCAATGAAATGGGGATGGTTTGATGGTGAAAATCCAAAACAAACAAGAGCTAATTTAATCAAAGTTAAAAAAATCTTAAGTTATGTGTTTATGACTTTAGGTGTTGTTTCTTTAGCTGCGTATATTAAAATTGGATTAGATCATAATATCGCACCAGGTGAAAAATATCAACCAAATACAAATACTATAGAAATATTAAAAGATTAA
- the tkt gene encoding transketolase, which translates to MSKELLQKQANTIRFLAADMVQKANSGHPGAPMGLADIATVLSSHLNINPSNDKWLNRDRLVFSGGHATGLVYSLLHLWGFDVSLSDIKNFRQHNSKTPGHPEYGHTHGIEITTGPLGQGIANSVGFSMASKYAQNLLGKDVINHKVYCLCGDGDLQEGISYEACATAGHLNLDNLVIIYDSNSITIEGDTSIAWSENVKKRFDAINFEVIEIDGHNFTQIDNALTKAKEATKPVLIIAKTAIGKGAATLEGSHHTHGAPLGEDEIRASKEKAGFNPDEKFVVPYDIKGAFDKLIKGAEAENAWNESLSDETKQKIEELQNPNFDAIEYPDFSGEQSVATRSSNHKILNAIAKSVPGFLGGSADLAPSNKTELKDMGDFPNGRNIHFGIKEHAMAAISNAMNLYGLFRVYSATFFVFSDYLKPSARIAALASIPQHFIWTHDSIGVGEDGPTHQPIEHLSQFRALPNFYVFRPADANENVDSWKTAFKLNAPTAFVCSRQNLEILKDEKAFGDVSNGGYLLKQRENATVTIMASGSEVMLAVKTACALEKEGIIANVVSVPCFDLFIEQDKEYISKVVDNNTKVFAVEAARGLEYYKFADVVYGMDTFGASAPAGELFKEFGFTVDSLTEKIKNDL; encoded by the coding sequence ATGTCTAAAGAATTACTTCAAAAACAGGCTAATACGATTAGATTCTTAGCTGCTGATATGGTTCAAAAAGCGAATTCAGGACACCCAGGTGCACCAATGGGATTAGCTGATATTGCTACAGTATTAAGTTCACACTTAAATATAAACCCTTCAAATGATAAATGGCTAAACAGAGATAGATTAGTATTTAGTGGTGGTCATGCTACGGGATTAGTTTATTCATTATTACATTTATGGGGATTTGATGTTAGTTTATCTGATATTAAAAATTTCAGACAACATAATTCAAAAACTCCAGGACATCCAGAGTATGGACATACTCATGGTATAGAGATTACAACAGGACCTTTAGGACAAGGAATTGCTAACTCAGTTGGTTTTTCTATGGCTTCTAAATATGCACAAAATCTTTTAGGAAAAGATGTAATTAATCATAAAGTTTACTGTTTATGTGGTGATGGTGATTTACAAGAGGGTATTTCATATGAAGCTTGTGCAACTGCTGGACATTTAAATTTAGATAATCTTGTAATTATTTATGATTCAAACTCTATTACAATTGAAGGTGATACTTCTATTGCTTGGAGTGAAAATGTTAAGAAAAGATTTGATGCAATTAATTTTGAAGTAATTGAAATTGATGGGCATAATTTTACTCAAATTGATAATGCTTTAACAAAAGCAAAAGAAGCAACTAAACCTGTACTTATTATTGCAAAAACTGCAATTGGAAAAGGTGCAGCAACTTTAGAAGGAAGTCATCATACTCACGGAGCACCATTAGGTGAAGATGAAATTAGAGCTTCAAAAGAGAAAGCTGGATTTAATCCTGATGAAAAATTTGTAGTTCCTTATGATATAAAAGGTGCATTTGATAAATTAATCAAAGGTGCAGAAGCAGAAAATGCTTGGAATGAATCATTAAGTGATGAAACAAAACAAAAAATTGAAGAACTTCAAAATCCTAATTTTGATGCAATTGAATATCCAGATTTTTCTGGTGAGCAAAGTGTTGCGACAAGAAGTTCAAATCATAAAATTTTAAATGCAATTGCAAAATCAGTTCCAGGATTTTTAGGTGGAAGTGCAGACTTAGCTCCATCAAATAAAACTGAATTAAAAGATATGGGTGATTTTCCAAATGGTAGAAATATTCACTTTGGTATCAAAGAACACGCAATGGCAGCAATTTCAAATGCTATGAATTTATATGGATTATTTAGAGTTTATTCTGCAACTTTCTTTGTATTCTCTGATTATTTAAAACCAAGTGCAAGAATTGCAGCGCTTGCTTCAATTCCTCAACACTTTATTTGGACTCATGATTCTATTGGTGTTGGTGAAGATGGACCAACTCACCAACCAATTGAACATTTATCACAATTTAGAGCATTACCAAATTTCTATGTATTTAGACCAGCTGATGCAAATGAAAATGTTGATTCATGGAAAACTGCATTTAAATTAAATGCTCCAACTGCATTTGTATGTTCAAGACAAAACTTAGAAATTTTAAAAGATGAAAAAGCATTTGGTGATGTATCAAATGGTGGATATCTATTAAAACAAAGAGAAAATGCAACAGTTACTATTATGGCAAGCGGTAGTGAAGTTATGCTTGCTGTTAAAACAGCTTGTGCATTAGAAAAAGAAGGAATTATTGCAAATGTTGTTTCAGTTCCTTGTTTTGACCTATTTATTGAACAAGATAAAGAGTATATCTCTAAAGTAGTTGATAATAACACTAAAGTATTTGCTGTTGAAGCTGCAAGAGGATTAGAGTACTATAAATTTGCAGATGTTGTTTATGGTATGGATACTTTTGGAGCAAGTGCTCCTGCTGGTGAATTATTTAAAGAGTTTGGATTTACAGTTGACTCTTTAACAGAAAAAATCAAAAACGACTTATAA